A single Desulfitobacterium chlororespirans DSM 11544 DNA region contains:
- a CDS encoding OsmC family protein, whose protein sequence is MQVTVSHIKGMHFEGEGQSKLKTQIDSSVTTGGSGYGSSPMELVLMAVAGCSGMDIVTILEKMRITYERLEISVVGERAAEHPRIFTDVELIFKFWGSNLPQEKLLRAIQLSMEKYCSVANMIDKVANLTYKLETYPN, encoded by the coding sequence ATGCAAGTCACGGTAAGCCATATTAAAGGAATGCACTTTGAAGGAGAAGGCCAGTCCAAGCTAAAGACACAAATAGACAGCAGCGTAACCACAGGGGGGTCAGGGTACGGCTCCAGCCCTATGGAGCTGGTTCTGATGGCCGTGGCAGGCTGCAGCGGCATGGACATTGTCACAATCCTGGAGAAAATGCGGATTACCTATGAACGATTGGAAATCTCGGTAGTAGGAGAGCGGGCGGCAGAGCACCCCCGTATTTTTACCGATGTGGAATTGATATTTAAATTCTGGGGCAGTAACCTACCCCAGGAAAAACTGCTCAGGGCCATTCAATTATCCATGGAGAAATATTGCAGTGTGGCCAATATGATCGATAAAGTTGCCAACCTCACGTACAAATTGGAAACTTATCCAAATTAA